One part of the Solea solea chromosome 1, fSolSol10.1, whole genome shotgun sequence genome encodes these proteins:
- the pter gene encoding phosphotriesterase-related protein: MSALTGKVQTVLGLVDPNQLGRTMTHEHLTMTFECCYFAPPPRDAAVAQNPFQMQHMHWLRQNPYSCHENLLLNQETSAVRDELLAYRKAGGSTIVENTTTGIDRDLPALQQLAKDTGVHIIAGAGFYVDCTHTEATKKMSVEKLTDIIVGEVLHGADGTDVRCGVIGEIGTSWPITESERKVLRATAHAQAQLGCPVIIHPGRNPAAPAEVLRILQEVGGDIGKTVMSHLDRTIFDEGELLEFANLGSYLEYDLFGIETLNYCFNLDVDMPSDSQRVKALAFLVDEGYEDKILVAHDIHTKDRLTKYGGHGYSHILKNIVPKMLTRGITQQQVDKILIDNPKHWLTFK, translated from the exons ATGTCTGCGTTGACGGGGAAGGTCCAGACTGTCCTGGGCCTGGTCGATCCGAACCAGCTGGGCCGCACAATGACCCACGAGCACCTGACCATGACCTTCGAGTGCTGCTACTTCGCTCCTCCTCCACGTGATGCGGCCGTGGCGCAGAACCCTTTCCAAATGCAGCACATGCACTGGCTGAGGCAGAACCCCTACAGCTGCCACGAGAACCTGCTCCTGAATCAGGAGACCAGCGCCGTCCGGGACGAGCTGCTGGCCTACAGGAAGGCCGGAGGGAGCACGATCGTGGAGAACACCACCACGGGCATCGACCGGGACCTGCCCGCACTCCAGCAGCTGGCCAAGGACACCGGGGTCCACATCATTGCGGGAGCAGGATTCTATGTGGACTGCACCCACACTGAGGCCACGAAGAAGATGAGTGTAGAAAAG CTCACAGACATCATCGTCGGAGAGGTGCTTCACGGGGCAGATGGGACAGACGTTCGCTGCGGTGTGATCGgagagattggcaccagctggCCAATCACAGAGAGCGAAAGGAAGGTGCTGAGAGCCACAGCACATGCTCAGGCTCAGCTCGGCTGTCCTGTTATTATTCATCCCGGCAGAAATCCTGCCGCTCCAGCTGAAGTCCTCCGGATTCTCCAGGAGGTCGGAGGTGACATCGGCAAAACTGTCATGTCCCACCTGGACAG GACCATATTCGATGAGGGTGAACTGCTGGAGTTTGCCAATCTGGGCAGTTATCTGGAGTACGATCTGTTCGGAATCGAGACGCTGAACTACTGTTTCAACCTGGACGTGGACATGCCCAGTGACAGCCAGAGAGTCAAGGC GTTGGCGTTCCTGGTGGACGAGGGCTACGAGGACAAGATCCTTGTCGCACACGACATCCACACCAAAGACCGCCTGACCAAGTACGGCGGCCACGGATACTCGCACATCCTGAAGAACATTGTGCCAAAGATGTTGACGAGGGGCATCACTCAGCAGCAGGTGGATAAGATTCTCATCGACAACCCCAAACACTGGCTGACCTTCAAATAA
- the c1ql3b gene encoding complement C1q-like protein 3b, with amino-acid sequence MIATGVCGVALVLVLVVLIPVVVNSAGNPARYEMLGSCQMVCDSHGTAATATAKATNPIKDNRLVQSLPTFIQGPQGEPGRAGRMGPRGPVGEPGPPGPTGPPGERGAPGPPGPPGAPGAYGPTGAISAATYNTIPKIAFYAGLKKQHEGYEVLKFDDVVTNLGNHYDPSTGKFTCSIPGIYFFVYHVLMRGGDGTSMWADLCKNNQVRASAIAQDADQNYDYASNSVVLHLEPGDEIYIKLDGGKAHGGNNNKYSTFSGFMLYAD; translated from the exons ATGATCGCAACTGGTGTTTGTGGCGTCgcgctggtgctggtgctggtggttCTGATCCCCGTCGTGGTGAACTCCGCCGGGAATCCTGCGCGCTACGAGATGCTCGGGTCCTGTCAAATGGTGTGCGACTCCCACGGGACCGCAGCCACAGCCACGGCCAAAGCAACCAACCCAATCAAAGACAACCGCCTGGTTCAGTCGCTGCCGACTTTCATCCAAGGTCCTCAAGGAGAGCCCGGGCGCGCAGGGAGGATGGGACCGAGGGGTCCGGTTGGCGAGCCCGGGCCACCTGGACCTACTGGTCCGCCGGGAGAGAGAGGGGCCCCGGGGCCCCCCGGTCCACCCGGAGCACCCGGAGCTTATGGCCCCACCGGTGCCATCAGTGCTGCGACTTACAACACAATTCCAAAGATTGCGTTTTATGCAGGACTGAAAAAGCAGCATGAGGGTTATGAAGTGCTGAAATTTGACGACGTCGTCACAAATCTAGGCAACCACTACGACCCTTCGACTGGGAAATTCACCTGCTCAATACCGGggatttacttttttgtttaccATGTGCTGATGCGAGGAGGAGACGGAACCAGCATGTGGGCTGACCTCTGTAAAAACAACCAG gTGAGAGCCAGTGCCATTGCCCAAGACGCCGATCAGAACTACGACTACGCCAGCAACAGTGTTGTTCTACACCTCGAGCCCGGGGACGAGATTTACATCAAACTGGATGGCGGGAAGGCGCACGggggcaacaacaacaagtacaGCACTTTCTCCGGCTTCATGTTGTACGCTGATTGA